One part of the Solanum dulcamara chromosome 3, daSolDulc1.2, whole genome shotgun sequence genome encodes these proteins:
- the LOC129882353 gene encoding L-type lectin-domain containing receptor kinase IV.1-like, with protein sequence MFFKIVSLIVSALFVLSNSEDIGFIYNGFSRANLSLDGIAQLTSNGLLELTNTSRLQKGHAFYPTPINFNNLPNGSNFSFSTTFVFAIVPSVLPGHGMAFVIAPIGGLAEALPSPFLGLFNENTTGRDTNHVFAVEFDTLQNREFNDIDGNHAGIDINGLKSVESKTAGYYYASTNSFKFNNMTLANGLPMQGWVDYDGTVKQINVTLAPMNVAKPNAPLLSLLYDLSPILNETMYIGFSGSTGSVVSTQYVLGWSFKMNGIAQGLDLARLPKLPRVGPKKQSKLLLIALPMISAIVVVIAFSVLIYYVGRKRKFAELLEDWELEYGPHRFKYKDLYIATKGFANKELLGCGGFGRVYKGVLPTSLIEVAVKKVSHDSKQGLREFVAEIVSIGRLRHRNLVPLLGYCRRKGELLLVYEYMPNGSLDKFLYDKTICVLSWNQRFRVIKGVASALVYLHEEWEQVVIHRDVKASNVLLDSELNAKLGDFGLARLYDHGSDPLTTHVVGTVGYLAPEHTRTGKATTISDVYAFGAFLLEVACGRRPIDPRVSDEDIVLVDYVFSCWSRGDILQSIDQNLGNEYVKEEVELVLKLGLVCSQTEPTTRPSMRQVLLYLEDIAPPPQPELSLLQNSAYDFSFSGFDHHLAMSSAFTADKEHSYPSTDSNSLLSTGR encoded by the coding sequence ATGTTTTTCAAGATTGTGTCTTTAATTGTGTCTGCTCTTTTTGTTCTTTCAAATTCTGAAGACATTGGATTCATTTACAATGGCTTCAGTAGAGCAAATTTGAGTCTTGATGGTATAGCACAATTGACATCAAATGGCCTATTAGAGTTAACAAATACTTCTAGGCTACAAAAGGGGCATGCTTTTTATCCCACACCAATTAATTTCAACAACTTACCAAATGGTTCAAATTTCTCTTTTTCTACTACTTTTGTCTTTGCTATTGTGCCTTCTGTTTTGCCTGGTCATGGTATGGCTTTTGTAATTGCACCAATTGGAGGTCTAGCAGAAGCACTTCCAAGCCCATTTTTAGGCCTTTTCAATGAGAACACTACTGGGAGAGATACTAACCATGTTTTCGCGGTCGAATTTGATACCTTACAGAACAGAGAATTCAATGATATTGATGGCAATCATGCTGGAATCGATATCAATGGATTAAAATCCGTTGAATCGAAGACAGCAGGTTATTATTATGCAAGTACTAATAGTTTCAAATTCAATAATATGACTCTTGCTAATGGCCTGCCAATGCAGGGTTGGGTGGACTATGATGGTACGGTTAAGCAAATAAATGTTACTCTGGCTCCAATGAATGTGGCAAAACCAAATGCGCCTCTTTTGTCATTGTTGTATGATCTTTCACCAATCTTGAATGAAACTATGTATATCGGCTTCTCTGGATCGACTGGCTCGGTTGTTTCAACACAATATGTTCTAGGATGGAGCTTTAAAATGAATGGAATAGCTCAAGGGCTTGATCTTGCTAGACTTCCTAAGCTTCCTCGAGTTGGACCGAAGAAACAATCTAAGCTTTTGTTGATTGCATTGCCAATGATATCGGCAATTGTTGTAGTAATAGCCTTCTCTGTGTTAATTTACTATGTAGGAAGGAAGAGGAAGTTTGCGGAATTGCTTGAAGATTGGGAGCTTGAATATGGCCCTCATAGGTTCAAGTACAAAGATCTTTATATCGCGACAAAGGGATTTGCTAACAAAGAGTTGTTAGGTTGTGGCGGTTTTGGCAGAGTCTATAAGGGAGTATTACCAACTTCTTTGATTGAGGTAGCAGTCAAGAAGGTCTCTCATGACTCAAAACAAGGATTGAGAGAATTTGTAGCAGAAATTGTTAGTATTGGTCGTCTCCGCCACAGGAATTTAGTGCCACTTTTGGGGTATTGCAGGCGCAAAGGAGAGTTGCTTTTGGTTTACGAATACATGCCTAATGGAAGTCTCGATAAGTTCCTATATGACAAGACAATATGTGTCCTCAGTTGGAACCAAAGATTTCGAGTCATTAAAGGCGTAGCATCAGCACTAGTCTATCTACATGAAGAATGGGAACAAGTAGTAATACACAGAGATGTGAAGGCAAGTAATGTGTTGTTAGACAGTGAATTGAACGCGAAATTGGGAGATTTTGGACTAGCAAGATTGTATGATCACGGGAGCGATCCTCTCACTACACATGTAGTTGGAACTGTAGGTTACCTTGCCCCTGAGCATACAAGAACTGGCAAAGCCACAACTATTAGTGATGTATATGCCTTTGGTGCATTTTTGCTTGAAGTGGCTTGTGGGAGAAGGCCAATTGATCCACGAGTATCGGATGAGGACATCGTGTTGGTTGATTACGTATTTTCATGTTGGAGTAGAGGTGATATTCTTCAATCCATTGATCAAAATTTGGGGAATGAATATGTTAAAGAGGAAGTTGAATTGGTACTAAAACTTGGACTTGTTTGCTCTCAGACAGAGCCAACGACGAGGCCAAGTATGAGGCAAGTTTTACTTTACTTGGAAGATATCGCGCCTCCTCCACAGCCAGAATTGTCATTGTTACAAAATTCTGCCTATGATTTCTCATTTTCAGGTTTTGATCATCATTTGGCTATGTCTTCAGCATTTACTGCAGATAAAGAACATTCATATCCCTCAACAGATTCGAACTCTCTTCTATCTACTGGTCGATGA